A single window of Desulfovibrio sp. G11 DNA harbors:
- the cbiM gene encoding cobalt transporter CbiM: MHIAEGVLSPPVLVTGYALAAAGTAMGLRRLDYDRLMTVAILAAVFFVGSLIHVPIGPSSAHLILNGLLGVLLGWAVFPAILSALALQALLFQYGGLVVLGVNSFTMAFSGLVAWYIFRGLTHLWPGTRGLRAAAFCGGAVGVLGAGLLTALALAFSDEGFLTAAKLIFLAHLPIMLIEGLITMFTVGFIARVRPEMLQLTTQKSAT; encoded by the coding sequence ATGCACATAGCTGAAGGAGTTCTGTCTCCCCCTGTTCTGGTTACAGGCTACGCGCTTGCCGCTGCCGGCACGGCCATGGGCCTTCGCAGGCTGGATTACGACAGGCTGATGACTGTAGCCATTCTGGCTGCGGTCTTTTTTGTCGGCTCTCTTATCCATGTGCCCATCGGTCCTTCCAGCGCCCACCTTATCCTGAACGGCCTTCTGGGAGTACTGCTGGGGTGGGCGGTCTTTCCCGCCATTCTGTCAGCTCTGGCCCTGCAGGCCCTGCTTTTTCAATACGGGGGGCTGGTGGTCCTTGGGGTCAACAGCTTTACCATGGCCTTTTCCGGCCTTGTGGCCTGGTATATCTTTCGCGGGCTTACGCACCTCTGGCCCGGCACACGGGGGTTGCGGGCCGCGGCTTTTTGCGGCGGAGCCGTGGGAGTGCTGGGGGCCGGCCTCTTGACGGCTCTGGCTCTCGCCTTCAGCGATGAAGGTTTTCTTACGGCCGCCAAGCTCATTTTTTTGGCCCACTTGCCCATCATGCTGATTGAAGGGCTTATCACCATGTTCACTGTGGGCTTTATAGCCAGGGTGCGCCCGGAAATGCTGCAACTCACAACGCAAAAAAGCGCAACCTGA
- the cbiQ gene encoding cobalt ECF transporter T component CbiQ has translation MFDQPFVRPSAIQRLDPRVRMGSAALAALSISTLQTASACSLGLALGLLLLIFAKPPLLPLLQRLAVVNVFVVFLWCVTPITMPGCEVLSWGPVSVSAEGLYLALLVSIKSNAIVCTFLALVATMHASTAGRALECLHCPRKLVFLFLFTARYVHVIAQQWQNLSVAARLRGFRPKSNMHTYRTLASLLGLLLVRSYERSLRVREAMLLRGFSGQFHSVSMFRVRPPDILFAVFVLLCLVGIVAVEYKDTLYG, from the coding sequence ATGTTTGATCAACCCTTTGTCCGCCCTTCAGCCATACAGCGCCTGGATCCGCGTGTACGCATGGGCAGCGCCGCTCTGGCGGCGTTGAGCATTTCAACATTGCAAACTGCTTCGGCATGCAGCCTGGGGCTTGCATTGGGGCTGTTGCTGCTGATTTTTGCCAAACCGCCTCTGTTGCCGCTGCTGCAACGCTTGGCTGTGGTCAATGTTTTTGTGGTTTTTCTGTGGTGCGTCACGCCCATAACCATGCCGGGATGTGAAGTTCTCAGTTGGGGGCCTGTAAGCGTCAGCGCTGAAGGCCTGTATCTGGCCCTGCTGGTGAGCATCAAGTCCAATGCCATTGTGTGCACCTTTCTGGCGCTTGTTGCCACCATGCATGCCTCCACGGCCGGACGTGCCCTCGAATGCCTGCACTGTCCACGCAAGCTGGTTTTTCTTTTTCTGTTCACAGCGCGCTACGTTCACGTTATCGCACAACAGTGGCAAAACCTGAGCGTGGCTGCCCGGTTGCGGGGGTTTCGCCCAAAAAGCAATATGCATACCTACCGCACACTGGCGTCCCTGCTGGGCCTCTTGCTGGTGCGCAGTTATGAACGCTCCCTGCGAGTTCGTGAGGCCATGCTGCTTCGTGGATTTTCAGGCCAGTTTCATTCAGTGTCCATGTTCAGAGTCCGCCCACCGGACATCCTGTTTGCTGTTTTTGTGCTGCTCTGCCTTGTGGGCATTGTGGCCGTAGAATACAAGGATACGCTTTATGGTTGA
- a CDS encoding O-acetylhomoserine aminocarboxypropyltransferase/cysteine synthase family protein, whose protein sequence is MTDNKNSLRFETLQVHAGQEKPDSASGARAVPIYQTTSYVFNDCAHAEARFNLTDPGNIYSRLTNPTQDALEQRVAALEGGVAALATASGAAAVSYALQNLARAGDHIVAAKTLYGGTYNLLAHTFKDSGIETTFVDPGQTDFFEPAITPRTRAIFVESMGNPHSNIVDMKALANLAHHHSIPLVVDNTFATPWLMRPIEHGADIVVHSATKFMGGHGAALGGIIVDGGHFDWASAGKFSHLSEPDPSYHGLSFTKAVGAAAYIVRARAILLRDLGAAMAPLHAFLILQGLETLSLRVERHVQNALAVVRHLHKHPKVEAVNHPSLPQSPSHALYKRYFPHGGGSIFTIEIKGGAAEARAFIDRLRIFSLLANVADAKSLVIHPASTTHSQMTEQELASTGIRPNTVRLSIGIEHIDDILADLDQALAAL, encoded by the coding sequence ATGACTGACAATAAAAACAGCCTGCGTTTTGAAACGCTGCAGGTACATGCAGGCCAGGAAAAACCGGATTCGGCCAGCGGCGCACGGGCAGTACCCATCTATCAGACCACATCATATGTGTTCAACGACTGTGCCCATGCCGAGGCGCGCTTCAACCTGACCGACCCCGGCAACATATACAGCCGGCTGACCAATCCCACGCAAGACGCCCTGGAGCAGCGCGTGGCGGCCCTTGAAGGCGGTGTGGCCGCCCTGGCAACGGCCAGCGGCGCGGCGGCTGTGAGCTATGCCCTGCAAAACCTGGCCCGGGCCGGAGACCATATTGTGGCGGCAAAAACCCTCTATGGCGGAACCTACAACCTGCTTGCCCATACCTTCAAGGACTCGGGCATTGAAACCACCTTTGTGGACCCGGGGCAGACAGACTTTTTCGAGCCAGCCATAACCCCCCGCACACGTGCGATCTTTGTGGAGAGCATGGGCAACCCCCACAGCAATATCGTAGATATGAAGGCTCTGGCAAACCTTGCCCATCACCACTCCATCCCGCTGGTAGTGGACAATACCTTTGCCACGCCATGGCTCATGCGTCCCATTGAGCACGGCGCGGATATCGTTGTTCACTCGGCGACCAAGTTTATGGGCGGTCATGGCGCAGCTCTGGGCGGAATTATTGTGGATGGCGGCCACTTTGACTGGGCCTCTGCCGGAAAGTTTTCCCACCTGAGTGAGCCGGACCCGAGCTATCACGGGCTGAGCTTCACAAAGGCCGTCGGGGCGGCGGCCTATATAGTGCGGGCGCGGGCCATTCTGCTGCGCGATCTGGGCGCAGCTATGGCCCCCCTGCACGCCTTTCTCATCCTTCAGGGGCTTGAAACCCTGTCTCTGCGTGTGGAACGCCACGTGCAAAACGCTCTGGCCGTGGTGCGCCATCTGCATAAGCATCCCAAGGTCGAAGCCGTCAATCATCCGAGCCTGCCCCAAAGCCCAAGTCATGCTCTGTACAAACGCTACTTTCCGCACGGCGGAGGCAGCATCTTTACCATAGAAATCAAAGGCGGCGCAGCAGAAGCCAGGGCCTTTATCGACAGGCTGCGCATATTCTCGCTGCTGGCCAACGTGGCGGACGCAAAGTCGCTGGTCATACATCCCGCGTCCACCACGCATTCACAAATGACGGAACAGGAACTGGCAAGCACAGGCATACGGCCCAATACCGTGCGCCTGTCCATCGGCATCGAGCATATTGACGATATTCTTGCCGATCTGGACCAGGCCCTGGCTGCCCTGTAA
- a CDS encoding PAS domain-containing protein, whose product MLNKSSIIPEHIQLESHDPVWEWHTTSDRLFMSVGALAQLRMDGKPPRSMKDYLEHCPLESLAPLLESMEKALNGSHGPHLEVFYPFDSFLVRSQILVLRRDVFGRGTLVTGCNVAMDRQRLAPTAAAAPVPAPQPPPRSLAEAAVPSTARSDASRLMLALNAASDGLWDWDPSTNAIYFSPRYLDMLGYTSEEFPPPVHIMDQQGTPRRLRQHRSHAD is encoded by the coding sequence ATGCTGAACAAGTCAAGCATCATACCAGAACATATACAGCTCGAATCACACGACCCTGTCTGGGAGTGGCACACGACATCCGACAGGCTTTTCATGAGCGTAGGCGCCCTTGCCCAGCTACGCATGGACGGCAAACCGCCGCGCAGCATGAAAGATTATCTGGAGCACTGCCCCCTCGAAAGCCTGGCTCCCCTTCTTGAATCTATGGAAAAAGCGCTCAACGGCTCCCACGGGCCGCACCTTGAAGTGTTTTATCCTTTTGACAGTTTTCTGGTACGGTCTCAGATACTGGTCTTGCGGCGCGACGTTTTCGGTCGCGGAACCCTGGTAACAGGCTGCAACGTGGCTATGGACAGACAAAGGCTTGCACCCACTGCTGCCGCCGCCCCCGTGCCGGCACCCCAGCCCCCGCCCCGAAGCCTGGCCGAAGCCGCCGTTCCTTCCACGGCCCGCAGCGACGCCAGCCGCCTCATGCTGGCCCTCAACGCCGCCAGCGATGGCCTGTGGGACTGGGATCCCAGCACCAATGCCATTTATTTCAGTCCCCGCTACCTCGACATGCTTGGCTACACCAGCGAAGAATTCCCCCCCCCTGTCCACATCATGGACCAGCAAGGTACACCCCGACGATTACGACAACATCGTTCCCATGCAGATTGA
- a CDS encoding energy-coupling factor ABC transporter ATP-binding protein, whose translation MVDTTDPPCAIFALENIHFSYERDGQQHPVLRGVDMALMPGQHVGFYGPNGSGKTTLFRCITGLTRPQQGVVRFHGRELHAEKDFYHLRCGVGFVLQHAEDQLFFPSVLEDVAFGPLNLGFSPDEARQRAVETLQHIGLDGFENRLTHRLSGGEKKLVSLAAVLAMRPEALLLDEPTNGLDNEARRHITDILRGLDTARITISHDWDFLAQVSSTYLTLDKGHLNADAPDFTHAHTHAHPLGNEPHAHAH comes from the coding sequence ATGGTTGATACCACGGATCCGCCATGCGCCATTTTTGCCCTTGAAAACATCCACTTCAGCTATGAGCGTGACGGACAGCAGCATCCGGTGCTCCGGGGCGTTGATATGGCCCTCATGCCGGGACAGCATGTGGGATTTTACGGTCCCAACGGCAGTGGAAAAACCACGCTTTTCCGCTGCATAACCGGCCTGACGCGCCCGCAGCAGGGAGTTGTGCGCTTTCATGGCCGCGAACTGCATGCCGAAAAAGATTTTTACCACCTTCGCTGCGGCGTGGGCTTTGTGCTGCAACACGCCGAAGACCAGCTTTTCTTTCCGTCCGTGCTTGAAGATGTGGCCTTTGGCCCGCTGAACCTGGGTTTTTCGCCTGATGAAGCCCGGCAGCGCGCTGTTGAAACATTGCAGCATATCGGGCTGGACGGCTTTGAAAACCGCCTTACACACAGACTTTCCGGCGGAGAAAAAAAACTGGTTTCCCTGGCCGCCGTGCTGGCCATGCGCCCGGAGGCCCTGCTGCTGGACGAGCCGACCAACGGACTGGATAACGAGGCACGCCGGCATATTACCGATATTTTGCGCGGTCTTGATACTGCCCGTATAACCATTTCCCATGACTGGGATTTTCTGGCACAAGTCTCTTCCACCTATCTCACGCTCGACAAGGGCCACCTGAACGCCGATGCGCCGGACTTTACCCACGCGCATACCCATGCTCACCCTCTGGGCAACGAGCCGCACGCCCATGCGCATTAA
- a CDS encoding sodium:proton antiporter: MDGTQLSLIWALPFAGLLLSIALWPLVNPHFWEAHYGKITAFWSALFLVALLIHFGPRATLQELLGTVFNTYLPFVILLIALFTVTGGIHLRGNLAGTPLVNTGIIFVATALASWVGTTGASMLFIRPLLRANMYRRYRVHSVIFFIVLAANVGGSLTPLGDPPIFLGFLAGVDFFWTTTHLFGPMVFLTISLLLVHYFLDAYLYKKEDHQLLDEHRGADVKLSLEGWQVNLPLLACIAGAVLLSGNWKPGIHIPLFGEVHMELQNVARDLLLLMIIILSGRLTNFAIRERNAFTWDPMREVVKLFLGIFICLIPIIAILKAGKDGDMGFIIDILNTDGKPDNMVYFWLTGVLSTFLDNAPTFLVFFNIAGGDPQVLMNELAQTLLAITCGTVFMGANTYISNAPNLMVRSLAENLGVRMPSFFAYTGIILVMLLPLLAIFSLIWLR, from the coding sequence TTGGACGGAACACAGCTTTCCCTCATATGGGCTTTGCCCTTCGCCGGACTTTTACTTTCCATTGCCTTGTGGCCCCTCGTCAATCCCCATTTCTGGGAAGCCCATTACGGTAAGATAACCGCCTTCTGGAGCGCGCTTTTTCTGGTGGCGCTGCTGATTCATTTTGGGCCTCGGGCTACACTTCAGGAACTGCTCGGAACCGTATTCAACACCTATCTGCCCTTTGTCATTCTTTTGATCGCACTGTTTACGGTTACCGGCGGTATCCATCTTCGGGGCAACCTTGCGGGCACACCGCTCGTCAATACAGGTATTATTTTTGTGGCTACAGCGCTTGCCAGCTGGGTGGGCACCACCGGGGCGTCAATGCTTTTCATCCGCCCTCTGCTTCGCGCCAACATGTACCGCCGTTACCGTGTGCATTCGGTCATTTTTTTCATAGTACTTGCGGCCAACGTGGGCGGCTCCCTCACTCCCCTGGGTGACCCCCCCATCTTTCTCGGCTTTCTGGCGGGCGTGGATTTTTTCTGGACCACGACACACCTGTTCGGCCCCATGGTTTTTCTGACCATTTCGCTGCTGCTGGTCCACTATTTTCTCGATGCATACCTTTATAAAAAAGAAGATCACCAACTTCTGGACGAGCACAGAGGTGCAGACGTAAAGCTCAGCCTTGAAGGCTGGCAGGTCAACCTGCCGTTGCTTGCCTGCATCGCCGGAGCCGTGCTTTTGAGCGGCAACTGGAAGCCGGGCATCCATATTCCCCTTTTCGGTGAGGTGCATATGGAACTGCAAAATGTCGCACGCGATCTGCTTTTGCTGATGATCATCATTCTTTCCGGCCGCCTGACAAACTTCGCCATTCGGGAACGTAATGCCTTTACGTGGGACCCCATGCGCGAGGTGGTCAAACTTTTTCTCGGCATCTTTATCTGCCTTATCCCCATCATTGCCATTCTCAAAGCGGGCAAAGACGGCGATATGGGCTTTATTATCGATATCCTCAACACAGACGGCAAACCGGACAACATGGTGTACTTCTGGCTTACAGGGGTGCTTTCCACTTTTTTGGACAATGCGCCAACCTTTCTTGTCTTCTTTAATATTGCCGGAGGCGATCCCCAGGTTCTCATGAATGAACTGGCCCAGACCCTGCTTGCCATCACCTGCGGCACAGTCTTCATGGGGGCAAACACCTATATCTCCAACGCGCCCAACCTTATGGTGCGCTCACTGGCGGAAAATCTTGGCGTGCGCATGCCCAGCTTCTTTGCCTATACAGGCATTATTCTTGTCATGCTGCTTCCTCTGCTTGCCATTTTCAGCCTTATCTGGCTCAGATAG
- a CDS encoding DUF4198 domain-containing protein, with the protein MWRICCTCVALVLFWGTQAQAHFGMVIPSTPTVTDKKEATVKLDIAFAHPMELQGMPMEEPRAFTVTHNGNTEDIKGLLKPATFMGTKAWTAAFAIKKPGVYQFALEPQPYFEPAEDCYIIHYTKTVVAAFGEEEGWTEPLGLKTEIVPLTRPFANYTGNVFQGQVLLDGKPVPGAEVEIESYNKGKGHVAPNEFYVTQVVKADQNGVFAYGVPWAGWWGFAALNTADEKMDYKGEGKSVELGAVLWVNFAAPRTK; encoded by the coding sequence ATGTGGAGAATCTGCTGTACTTGCGTGGCTCTTGTTCTTTTTTGGGGAACTCAGGCTCAGGCCCACTTCGGCATGGTCATTCCGTCCACACCAACGGTAACCGACAAAAAAGAAGCCACGGTCAAGCTGGACATTGCCTTTGCCCACCCCATGGAACTTCAGGGAATGCCCATGGAAGAGCCCAGGGCTTTCACTGTTACACATAACGGCAATACTGAAGACATAAAGGGGCTGCTCAAGCCCGCAACCTTTATGGGCACCAAGGCATGGACAGCCGCCTTTGCCATCAAAAAACCCGGCGTCTACCAGTTTGCCCTGGAGCCGCAGCCCTATTTTGAACCCGCTGAAGACTGTTATATAATTCACTATACCAAAACTGTGGTTGCTGCCTTTGGCGAAGAAGAAGGCTGGACGGAACCGCTGGGCCTCAAGACTGAAATTGTTCCGCTTACCCGCCCCTTTGCCAACTATACGGGCAATGTCTTTCAGGGGCAGGTACTGCTTGATGGAAAGCCCGTTCCCGGCGCCGAAGTAGAGATTGAAAGCTATAACAAGGGCAAGGGGCATGTGGCGCCCAACGAATTCTATGTAACCCAGGTAGTCAAGGCAGACCAGAACGGCGTGTTTGCCTATGGTGTACCCTGGGCCGGTTGGTGGGGATTTGCCGCCCTGAATACGGCTGACGAAAAAATGGATTACAAGGGTGAAGGCAAATCCGTGGAACTTGGCGCAGTGTTGTGGGTCAACTTTGCCGCCCCTCGCACCAAATAA
- a CDS encoding competence/damage-inducible protein A: MRAEIISVGTELLLGHTINTDAAHVGRALSALGMDLLQVHTVGDNAGRLEAALREALNCADVVITTGGLGPTDDDMTKETVARVLGAPLEEHKDSLRRLREYFGSRPIAANQLKQAWLPRGSTAFPNRAGTAPGCAVPGKPGQWVILLPGPPSELLPMLEDSVMPFLQRMGGAVIASFMVRTFGIGEGSAALRIADLTEGANPTVAPYASDAEMFVRVTAKAENAEAAEALAKPVVDAVRGRLGDVVYGVNVSGLEAVVVEQLRQHRRSLAIAESCTGGLLAKRITDQPGASEVFGYGLITYANEAKTRLLGVPEEQLACYGAVSPQVARSMAVGVRERYGADYGLGITGVAGPGGGTEEKPVGLVYVALSCSNAVWLRVLRPQGRYLGREWTRRLASSHALDMLRRHMAGLPVEAGWADGLPQD, from the coding sequence ATGAGGGCGGAAATTATTTCAGTAGGTACGGAACTTCTGCTGGGGCACACTATCAATACGGATGCGGCTCATGTGGGCAGGGCGCTTTCGGCTCTGGGTATGGATCTTTTGCAGGTTCATACTGTGGGGGATAACGCCGGACGGCTTGAGGCGGCTCTGCGCGAGGCCCTGAACTGTGCGGATGTGGTCATCACCACAGGCGGGCTGGGACCCACTGATGACGATATGACCAAGGAAACTGTCGCCAGGGTTCTGGGCGCGCCCCTGGAAGAACACAAGGACAGTCTGCGGCGCTTGCGCGAATATTTTGGTTCTCGCCCCATTGCGGCAAATCAGCTCAAGCAGGCGTGGTTGCCGCGCGGTTCAACGGCTTTTCCCAACAGGGCGGGGACTGCCCCCGGCTGCGCTGTGCCGGGAAAGCCGGGGCAGTGGGTGATTTTACTGCCCGGACCGCCCTCCGAGTTGCTGCCCATGCTCGAAGATAGTGTGATGCCTTTTTTGCAGCGCATGGGGGGCGCGGTCATCGCCTCATTTATGGTGCGCACGTTTGGCATTGGCGAAGGTTCTGCGGCTTTGCGCATAGCCGATCTGACGGAAGGGGCCAACCCTACGGTAGCCCCTTACGCCAGTGATGCGGAAATGTTCGTGCGGGTAACGGCAAAGGCCGAAAATGCTGAAGCTGCCGAGGCCCTGGCAAAGCCGGTTGTGGATGCTGTGCGCGGCCGTCTGGGCGATGTGGTTTATGGCGTTAATGTGTCCGGCCTCGAAGCCGTGGTGGTTGAGCAACTGCGTCAACACCGGCGAAGTCTCGCTATCGCGGAATCCTGCACGGGCGGCCTGCTGGCGAAACGCATAACGGATCAGCCGGGCGCTTCGGAAGTCTTTGGCTATGGCCTGATCACCTATGCCAATGAAGCAAAGACACGCCTTCTGGGGGTGCCGGAAGAGCAGCTTGCCTGCTATGGGGCCGTGAGTCCGCAGGTCGCCCGCAGTATGGCTGTGGGCGTGCGTGAGCGTTACGGGGCGGATTATGGTCTGGGCATTACCGGAGTGGCAGGTCCCGGCGGTGGCACGGAAGAAAAGCCCGTAGGGCTTGTGTATGTGGCGTTGAGTTGCAGTAATGCGGTATGGCTGCGTGTGCTGCGGCCCCAGGGGCGTTACCTTGGGCGGGAGTGGACCCGGCGGCTGGCTTCCAGTCATGCGCTGGACATGCTGCGAAGGCATATGGCGGGTCTGCCTGTGGAGGCCGGATGGGCGGACGGGCTGCCGCAGGACTGA
- a CDS encoding P-II family nitrogen regulator translates to MIKDGYELVVTIVNKGWSSTIIETSQEAGARGATVLKGRGAGLKVAALFGIPVEPEKDIILNAVPADISRQVLLAISHSAALVKPGNGIAFILPITNIVGVFEQQDG, encoded by the coding sequence ATGATAAAAGACGGCTACGAACTGGTTGTAACCATTGTGAACAAAGGCTGGAGCAGCACCATCATTGAAACTTCGCAAGAAGCCGGGGCGCGGGGCGCCACCGTGCTCAAGGGGCGCGGCGCGGGACTCAAGGTCGCCGCGCTGTTCGGCATACCTGTGGAGCCGGAAAAAGATATTATTCTGAACGCCGTTCCTGCTGATATCAGCCGTCAGGTGCTGCTTGCCATTTCGCACTCCGCAGCCCTTGTCAAACCCGGCAACGGCATTGCCTTTATTTTGCCAATCACAAACATTGTGGGCGTGTTCGAGCAGCAGGACGGATAA
- a CDS encoding cobalamin biosynthesis protein CbiL, which yields MPYCNSISYSHAPARDSARPPCFFLHMRGYTSPIPVSLLACLLAAALYFLSCTPAQAHRVNIFAWTEGRQVMVQCGFSGGNNVKNGQITVYDAANGTILLEGRTDTNGMFHFDIPPQGRKNGLRIRINAGEGHQNEWQLDAEELDQAPEPSGASPAQTGNTGSVPAAQPTDRPVTARGSTAQVEPAAVTSGNGVSIAIEEIRASVDAALEAQDARFNALLESRLAPLRRQLAEMRQDGPGLREIVGGMGWLVGLAGIALYLRSRHR from the coding sequence ATGCCTTATTGCAACAGCATCTCATACTCCCATGCCCCGGCAAGAGACAGCGCCCGCCCCCCCTGTTTTTTCTTGCACATGCGCGGCTACACGTCACCGATCCCCGTCTCTCTGCTTGCCTGCCTTCTGGCTGCCGCCCTGTATTTTCTTTCCTGCACTCCCGCTCAGGCCCACAGGGTCAATATTTTTGCCTGGACTGAAGGCCGACAGGTGATGGTACAATGCGGCTTCAGCGGCGGAAACAACGTAAAGAACGGCCAGATCACGGTGTATGACGCCGCCAATGGTACAATATTGCTTGAAGGGCGCACCGACACCAATGGTATGTTTCATTTTGACATACCACCACAAGGCAGAAAAAACGGCTTGCGTATACGTATCAATGCAGGTGAAGGGCATCAGAACGAATGGCAGCTTGATGCGGAAGAGCTGGACCAGGCTCCTGAACCTTCAGGCGCAAGTCCCGCGCAGACAGGAAATACCGGCAGTGTACCCGCAGCGCAACCTACGGATAGGCCCGTTACCGCGCGGGGGTCCACCGCACAGGTTGAGCCTGCAGCCGTTACCTCGGGCAACGGGGTTTCCATCGCAATAGAAGAAATACGCGCCAGTGTGGACGCCGCCCTTGAGGCGCAGGATGCCCGCTTCAACGCCCTGCTGGAGTCCCGCCTGGCCCCGCTGCGCCGCCAACTGGCGGAGATGCGGCAAGACGGCCCGGGATTACGGGAAATAGTGGGCGGCATGGGCTGGCTTGTGGGCCTGGCCGGAATTGCCCTGTATTTGCGCTCGCGGCATCGTTAA
- a CDS encoding helix-turn-helix domain-containing protein: MNSHKNAKLTARGREEMIQRMRDNPAATVAAGFGVSLRTARKWMKRYREGGLASLADASSRPRHCRNRLTELDVSRIFELRKKRQTGDAIALRLGLCRSTVFRALRRLGCSRLSSLEEKEPVQRYQWAKPGQMLHLDIKRLGKIDGVGHRKTGTRQVRRRRPGWEYLHVCVDDASRAAYTAVLPDETAESAIESLNMSLRKVTKAKGAFPHDEAVFKIFWLALRNISKKWTMPIRDWKAALNRFAIQFEERFPT; encoded by the coding sequence GTGAACAGCCATAAGAATGCCAAACTGACCGCAAGAGGTCGAGAAGAAATGATACAGCGGATGCGGGACAATCCTGCCGCTACGGTGGCGGCAGGATTTGGAGTAAGCCTGCGAACCGCCAGAAAATGGATGAAGCGATACCGTGAAGGAGGTCTTGCTTCTTTAGCAGACGCCTCTTCCCGGCCTCGACATTGCAGAAATCGGCTGACGGAGCTGGACGTTTCCAGAATTTTTGAGTTGCGGAAAAAGCGACAGACTGGCGACGCAATCGCATTACGCCTTGGCCTGTGTCGCAGTACTGTGTTTCGTGCCTTGCGCAGACTCGGCTGCTCCCGGCTTTCTTCTTTGGAAGAAAAAGAGCCGGTACAGCGTTATCAATGGGCGAAGCCGGGGCAGATGCTTCATCTGGACATCAAGCGTCTCGGCAAGATTGATGGAGTTGGTCATAGGAAGACGGGGACACGGCAAGTCCGTCGGCGTCGACCAGGTTGGGAATATTTACATGTATGTGTGGATGACGCTTCCAGGGCCGCGTATACGGCAGTACTGCCGGATGAAACGGCGGAATCTGCCATAGAATCGCTGAACATGAGCCTGCGCAAGGTGACCAAAGCCAAGGGGGCTTTCCCCCACGATGAGGCCGTTTTCAAAATCTTCTGGCTGGCGCTGCGAAATATCAGCAAAAAATGGACTATGCCCATCAGGGATTGGAAGGCAGCGTTGAACAGATTCGCCATACAATTTGAGGAAAGATTTCCAACTTAA